In Kordiimonas sp. SCSIO 12610, the following are encoded in one genomic region:
- a CDS encoding heavy metal translocating P-type ATPase has product MATDTISNQQAHRYSGLKACKHCGTKIEGGDFCCSGCESAFAVLKANDVSEKPAIFSPFAVAHDDNNTLELNVEGVHCASCIRLIENALMEEDAVSMARVNMTTERLKFEWAGEIALADKYAQKVIDLGYNLKPLAQEQTQHNDNSEKRLLKAIAIAGFAAGNLMLLSVGLWTSTTEIMGAATKDFLHWISATIALPAVIYSGMPFFKSAAKVIRAGHTNMDVPISLAVILASVMSISETLRSGDHVYFDSAAMLLFFLLIGRYLDIRAKGKARQSASKLLSRLSGTALVKERDGNFRDVPLRDLQAGMNILVSAGENIPADGTVVNGISQIDMSLITGETVPETVNVDARVFAGTVNIDAPIEIAVTKANDKSLLSEIVKMMEVAEQGSAKYVRLADRAASLYTPVVHTFGLLTFIGWWLLAGSEWQVALLHAVTVLIITCPCALGLAVPVVQVLASGRLMRKGILLKSGDALERLANIDAIVFDKTGTLTLGHPELTSKFHENETHRLAASIAAASKHPLSRALLRSYDGALLDLKGEVREIPGKGLEYSYEGQTVRLGKQSWCAPDVSYSETNVYGLELWFTEEGKSPVRFIFEDQPRADAKDVVETIHKLGIATHLVSGDREGIAAKMATELGIDTAYGQVSPIEKTQYIQKLKDAGLKVAMIGDGLNDAPALASADVSLSPSSAVDISQNTADIVFQGNELAPIIEAIRVAKFSTKLVHQNFGLAVLYNLVAIPLAILGYVTPLVAAIAMSGSSLVVIFNAFRLNLMRAYKGK; this is encoded by the coding sequence ATGGCAACAGATACAATATCAAACCAGCAAGCGCATCGTTATAGCGGCTTAAAAGCCTGTAAGCATTGCGGGACCAAAATTGAAGGCGGCGATTTTTGTTGTAGCGGCTGTGAAAGTGCATTCGCGGTTTTGAAGGCGAATGATGTATCGGAAAAACCTGCCATTTTCTCACCGTTTGCTGTTGCTCATGACGACAATAATACTCTCGAGTTAAATGTAGAGGGTGTTCACTGCGCGTCGTGTATCCGGCTTATTGAAAATGCGTTAATGGAAGAAGATGCCGTTAGCATGGCGCGGGTCAATATGACGACGGAACGCCTGAAATTTGAATGGGCTGGTGAAATTGCCTTAGCTGATAAATATGCCCAAAAGGTCATTGACCTTGGCTATAATTTGAAGCCCTTGGCACAAGAACAAACGCAGCATAATGATAATTCAGAAAAAAGATTGCTGAAAGCCATTGCCATTGCGGGGTTTGCCGCTGGCAACCTTATGCTTTTATCTGTTGGCCTGTGGACCAGTACGACAGAGATTATGGGGGCAGCAACCAAGGACTTTCTTCACTGGATATCGGCGACGATTGCCCTTCCTGCTGTTATCTATTCAGGGATGCCATTTTTTAAATCCGCGGCAAAGGTGATCCGCGCTGGCCACACCAATATGGATGTTCCTATATCGCTTGCGGTTATCCTGGCGTCTGTGATGAGCATTTCTGAAACCCTGCGCAGCGGCGATCATGTATATTTCGATTCTGCTGCAATGCTGTTGTTTTTCCTTTTGATTGGCCGGTATCTGGATATTCGCGCGAAAGGAAAAGCCCGTCAGTCTGCATCCAAACTGTTGTCACGGTTATCCGGGACAGCGCTCGTGAAAGAGCGCGATGGTAATTTCCGTGATGTTCCCCTTAGGGACTTGCAGGCAGGTATGAATATTCTTGTTTCAGCAGGCGAAAATATTCCCGCTGATGGCACTGTTGTTAACGGTATCAGTCAAATTGATATGTCGCTGATCACAGGGGAAACGGTCCCTGAAACCGTGAATGTCGATGCACGAGTATTTGCGGGGACTGTAAATATTGACGCTCCTATCGAAATTGCGGTCACAAAGGCCAATGACAAAAGCCTGTTAAGTGAAATTGTTAAAATGATGGAGGTAGCGGAGCAGGGATCAGCGAAATATGTGCGGCTCGCGGACCGTGCTGCCAGTTTGTATACGCCAGTTGTTCACACCTTCGGTCTTTTGACATTTATCGGTTGGTGGCTTTTGGCGGGAAGTGAGTGGCAGGTTGCGCTTTTACATGCGGTAACCGTTTTGATCATTACTTGCCCGTGTGCGCTTGGGCTTGCTGTACCTGTTGTGCAGGTTTTGGCAAGCGGACGTTTGATGCGCAAAGGTATTCTATTGAAATCTGGTGATGCCCTGGAGCGTTTGGCAAATATTGATGCCATTGTGTTTGATAAAACCGGGACACTAACACTTGGCCATCCAGAGCTGACGTCTAAGTTTCATGAAAATGAAACGCATCGGTTAGCAGCCTCCATTGCGGCTGCCAGTAAGCACCCGCTCTCCCGCGCGCTCTTGAGATCATATGACGGTGCGCTTCTTGACCTGAAAGGTGAGGTAAGAGAAATTCCGGGCAAAGGATTAGAATATAGCTATGAAGGTCAAACGGTTCGTCTAGGCAAGCAAAGTTGGTGTGCCCCTGATGTTTCGTATAGTGAAACTAATGTTTACGGTTTGGAGTTATGGTTTACAGAGGAAGGTAAATCACCCGTGCGGTTCATCTTTGAGGATCAACCGCGCGCTGACGCCAAGGATGTTGTAGAGACGATCCATAAACTTGGTATTGCTACACATCTGGTTTCTGGCGACCGTGAGGGTATTGCCGCAAAAATGGCAACTGAACTTGGAATTGACACAGCCTATGGTCAGGTGTCGCCGATAGAGAAAACACAGTATATACAAAAGCTAAAGGATGCTGGCTTAAAAGTTGCCATGATTGGTGATGGGCTTAATGACGCGCCAGCACTTGCGAGCGCTGATGTATCATTATCACCATCGAGCGCTGTAGATATTAGCCAAAACACGGCTGATATTGTCTTTCAAGGGAATGAATTGGCCCCGATAATTGAAGCAATTAGGGTAGCAAAATTTTCGACAAAACTGGTTCATCAAAACTTTGGGTTGGCGGTGCTGTATAATTTGGTGGCCATCCCGCTTGCAATTCTTGGGTATGTAACTCCGCTGGTTGCTGCTATTGCGATGTCAGGGTCATCATTGGTAGTGATCTTTAATGCCTTCAGGCTTAATTTGATGCGCGCTTATAAAGGAAAATAA
- a CDS encoding Crp/Fnr family transcriptional regulator, whose product MQLQSLTADIRNTLSTHVLFKDLSEETFKKLWVACVGIKAKKGETLFLHGEEAENFYFILDGWVRLSRITEDGDEATLDMVSVGRTFGDVAGLQQETYSYSATTTTETKMVRLPNDMWVDIIQNDHKTALNVILSMSNKYKQQLTEKEHINFQTASQRIGCFMLKLCDQDANDEQDIFLPYDKSLIASNLSMKGETFSRALKTLKNETGISVSGKTVSIPSVEALSTYTCNACAGEFPCGDHA is encoded by the coding sequence ATGCAACTTCAATCACTAACCGCTGATATTCGTAACACCCTAAGCACCCATGTGCTCTTTAAGGATTTAAGCGAAGAAACTTTTAAGAAGCTTTGGGTTGCGTGTGTTGGTATCAAAGCGAAAAAAGGGGAAACCCTCTTTTTACACGGTGAAGAAGCTGAGAATTTTTACTTTATTCTGGACGGGTGGGTGCGCCTGAGCCGAATAACGGAAGACGGCGATGAAGCAACACTTGACATGGTTAGTGTTGGTCGCACTTTTGGTGATGTTGCGGGCCTTCAGCAGGAAACCTATAGCTATTCCGCTACAACAACCACTGAGACCAAAATGGTCCGGCTGCCCAATGATATGTGGGTCGATATTATTCAAAACGATCATAAAACGGCTTTGAATGTTATTCTTTCAATGTCGAACAAATACAAGCAACAGCTGACGGAAAAAGAGCATATTAATTTTCAAACCGCGTCGCAGCGTATTGGATGTTTTATGCTGAAATTATGCGATCAGGACGCGAATGACGAACAAGATATATTCCTGCCCTATGATAAATCACTGATTGCTTCAAACCTGAGCATGAAGGGAGAAACATTTTCCCGTGCTTTAAAAACACTTAAAAATGAAACGGGTATTTCTGTTTCTGGCAAGACTGTATCAATCCCGAGTGTCGAAGCTTTGTCCACATATACTTGTAACGCTTGCGCTGGTGAATTTCCCTGCGGCGATCACGCCTAA
- the ccoG gene encoding cytochrome c oxidase accessory protein CcoG — MADNAVPLKLFEKKERIFPKRVWGKYRQMKWIAMIILLGIYYLAPFLRWDRGEHAPDQAILIDMSAQRAYFFFIEIWPQEIYYITGILIAAAIGLFMVTSLFGRVWCGYGCPQTVWTDLFVWVERIIQGDRAKRAKLYKAPWSFEKLWKLGLTHAIWIIIGLFTGGAWVFYFNDAPTLIEQIMHFDVPMAVMVWIIALTFSTYIMAGFAREQVCTYMCPYARFQSAMFDKSTLIISYDDVRGESRGKHKKGESWEGRGHCIDCTACVQVCPMGIDIRDGLQMECIACGLCVDACDDIMEKIDLPKGLIRYDTTENKENRLKGWAERVTLLRPRTFYYGVVLSLVFGAIIYGLTHRTESELHVLHDRNPLFVKLASGEIRNGYDIKILNKTHEDMTFKLQAEGIEGLSLRVQGTGDLNPEGLNVFADSIGHFRVFVTAPKQLKNRENIIFTATEVGDRDNGDIIGATYESTFVSDRQ, encoded by the coding sequence ATGGCTGATAATGCGGTACCTTTAAAACTTTTTGAAAAGAAAGAACGCATTTTCCCTAAGCGCGTTTGGGGGAAATACCGCCAGATGAAATGGATTGCCATGATTATCCTTTTGGGGATCTATTATCTGGCTCCTTTCCTGCGCTGGGATCGGGGGGAGCATGCCCCTGATCAGGCAATCTTGATCGATATGTCAGCGCAGAGGGCTTATTTCTTCTTTATCGAAATTTGGCCCCAAGAGATTTATTATATTACGGGCATATTGATCGCAGCCGCGATCGGGCTGTTTATGGTGACGTCACTATTTGGTCGTGTTTGGTGCGGTTACGGTTGCCCGCAAACGGTTTGGACAGACTTATTTGTCTGGGTCGAGCGCATTATTCAGGGTGACCGGGCAAAACGGGCGAAACTATATAAAGCGCCTTGGTCTTTTGAAAAACTTTGGAAGCTCGGTCTTACGCATGCGATCTGGATCATTATTGGCCTGTTTACAGGCGGTGCATGGGTTTTCTATTTCAATGATGCCCCTACCTTAATCGAACAGATTATGCATTTTGATGTTCCGATGGCAGTTATGGTCTGGATCATCGCGCTTACTTTCTCAACATATATAATGGCAGGTTTTGCGCGTGAGCAAGTTTGCACCTATATGTGCCCCTACGCACGCTTTCAATCTGCGATGTTTGATAAAAGCACACTTATCATCAGCTATGATGATGTCCGCGGCGAAAGCCGAGGCAAGCATAAAAAGGGCGAAAGCTGGGAAGGTCGTGGCCATTGTATTGATTGCACGGCATGTGTTCAGGTGTGCCCGATGGGTATTGATATCCGTGATGGCCTTCAAATGGAATGTATCGCATGCGGATTATGTGTGGATGCCTGTGATGACATTATGGAGAAAATCGACCTCCCAAAAGGGTTGATTCGTTACGATACAACTGAAAACAAAGAAAACCGTCTCAAAGGATGGGCTGAACGTGTCACGTTACTCCGTCCGCGCACATTCTATTACGGTGTGGTCCTGAGCTTGGTCTTCGGCGCGATCATTTATGGTTTGACCCACAGAACTGAAAGCGAATTACACGTACTGCATGACCGCAATCCACTATTTGTAAAATTGGCAAGTGGTGAAATTCGCAACGGATATGATATTAAAATCCTGAATAAAACTCATGAAGATATGACCTTTAAACTTCAGGCAGAAGGTATTGAAGGGCTCTCACTACGTGTACAAGGCACGGGTGACTTAAACCCTGAAGGGCTGAATGTTTTTGCAGACAGTATCGGGCATTTCCGGGTTTTTGTAACAGCTCCAAAGCAACTGAAAAACCGTGAGAATATTATTTTCACTGCAACAGAAGTTGGTGATCGGGACAACGGTGACATAATCGGAGCAACGTATGAAAGCACTTTTGTGAGTGACAGACAATGA
- the pcaF gene encoding 3-oxoadipyl-CoA thiolase, which translates to MTSTNEAFICDGIRTPIGRYGGSLSGIRADDLAAIPLRALMERNPNIDWSRVDDVIMGAANQSGEDNRNVARMASLLAGMDTSVPGCTINRLCGSGMDAVSIAARSIRSGEHDLVVAGGSESMSRAPFVVGKGTTAFARDVNMYDTTMGWRFVNKLLDAQYGVESMPETAENVAQDYNISREDQDKFALRSQERAAKAQKKGFFDGEIAPVEVRVSRKETRMFEKDEHPRAGSTLEKMAALPTPFRSGGTVTAGNASGINDGACAMIVASSDAVKHYDMKPLARVVGTAVAGVEPRVMGIGPVPATQKLLERTELSIEDIAVVELNEAFAAQGLAVMRELGLPDDAEHVNPNGGAIALGHPLGMSGARLVLTAARELQNRQQQYALCTMCIGVGQGIAMVIERV; encoded by the coding sequence ATGACATCAACCAATGAAGCCTTTATTTGCGATGGTATACGGACACCTATTGGCCGATATGGGGGAAGCCTTTCGGGAATTCGGGCGGATGATCTTGCGGCTATCCCGTTAAGGGCGCTAATGGAGCGAAACCCCAACATTGATTGGTCGCGGGTTGATGATGTGATCATGGGTGCTGCTAATCAATCAGGTGAAGACAACCGCAATGTTGCGAGGATGGCATCGCTTTTGGCCGGGATGGATACTTCGGTTCCTGGTTGTACGATTAATCGTTTGTGCGGGTCGGGAATGGATGCGGTTTCGATCGCCGCAAGGTCGATCAGGTCTGGCGAACACGATCTCGTAGTTGCAGGGGGTTCGGAAAGTATGTCCCGAGCACCTTTTGTTGTCGGTAAGGGTACAACAGCCTTTGCACGTGATGTAAATATGTATGACACAACAATGGGTTGGCGGTTTGTGAATAAACTTTTAGACGCACAATACGGTGTCGAGAGTATGCCTGAAACCGCAGAAAATGTTGCACAAGACTATAATATCTCAAGAGAAGATCAGGATAAATTTGCACTCAGAAGCCAGGAACGTGCTGCAAAAGCTCAGAAAAAAGGTTTCTTTGATGGAGAGATTGCACCCGTTGAAGTACGCGTTAGCCGTAAGGAAACACGTATGTTTGAAAAGGATGAACATCCAAGGGCTGGCTCTACACTAGAGAAAATGGCGGCCCTTCCCACACCCTTCAGAAGTGGTGGAACTGTAACGGCGGGCAATGCTTCAGGCATTAATGATGGTGCCTGTGCCATGATTGTTGCGTCTTCTGATGCTGTTAAACACTATGATATGAAGCCGCTTGCGCGTGTAGTTGGCACTGCCGTGGCTGGTGTTGAACCGCGCGTGATGGGCATCGGCCCTGTGCCCGCCACACAGAAGCTTTTGGAACGTACCGAGCTATCGATTGAAGATATTGCAGTGGTTGAATTGAATGAAGCGTTTGCAGCACAGGGGCTTGCTGTCATGCGTGAATTGGGTCTTCCGGATGACGCGGAACACGTTAATCCCAACGGCGGCGCCATTGCGCTTGGTCACCCTCTTGGTATGAGCGGAGCACGGCTTGTCTTAACGGCTGCACGTGAATTACAAAATCGCCAACAACAATATGCACTATGTACGATGTGTATCGGCGTTGGTCAGGGTATCGCCATGGTAATAGAGCGGGTCTAA
- the ccoO gene encoding cytochrome-c oxidase, cbb3-type subunit II produces MLKHHEKLEKNSIFLLICTVVVISIGGLVEILPLFKVETTIEPVKGIRPYTPLELAGYNVYLREGCYNCHSQQIRPLRDEVERYGHYSLAAESMYDHPFQWGSKRTGPDLARVGGKYSDEWHIEHMIKPQNLVPESIMPPYPHLAERVLDLSDIGTDMKVLRMVGVPYTDDMIANAVNDAYAQSKADSDNLDGLLDRYSKVNYRNFDNQQVTTELDALIAYLQVLGTMAELQDYKPASPTSSTGGSND; encoded by the coding sequence ATGCTTAAGCATCATGAAAAACTTGAGAAAAACTCTATCTTCTTATTAATCTGTACTGTGGTTGTCATTTCAATCGGTGGATTGGTAGAGATTTTGCCCCTCTTTAAGGTGGAAACTACTATCGAACCGGTGAAAGGCATCAGGCCATACACACCTCTTGAGCTGGCTGGTTATAATGTATACCTGCGTGAGGGTTGTTATAATTGTCATAGCCAGCAAATTCGTCCACTCCGCGATGAAGTAGAGCGCTATGGCCACTATTCGCTTGCGGCGGAAAGTATGTATGACCATCCATTCCAGTGGGGTTCTAAACGGACTGGCCCGGACCTAGCGCGCGTTGGTGGTAAATATTCTGACGAATGGCATATCGAGCATATGATCAAGCCTCAGAATCTTGTACCTGAGAGTATCATGCCTCCATACCCGCACCTTGCGGAACGTGTTCTGGATCTTAGTGACATTGGCACAGACATGAAAGTCCTCAGAATGGTAGGTGTGCCCTACACTGATGATATGATTGCCAACGCTGTGAATGACGCATATGCGCAGTCTAAGGCAGACAGCGATAACCTCGATGGTCTTTTGGATCGTTACAGCAAGGTCAATTATCGGAACTTTGATAATCAACAGGTTACGACAGAGCTTGATGCTTTGATCGCCTACCTACAGGTATTGGGTACGATGGCTGAATTACAGGACTACAAGCCTGCAAGCCCAACATCCAGCACAGGAGGATCAAATGATTGA
- the ccoN gene encoding cytochrome-c oxidase, cbb3-type subunit I yields MTNTLDKPIYNDDIVKLFTLATVFWGVVGFAVGVFIALQMAFPALNIGEYLTFGRLRPLHTSAVIFAFGGNALFATSYYSVQRTCRTRLWNDGLSKFTFWGYQFFIVIAALGYVTGVTQGKEYAEPEWYADLWLTIVWVAYLVVFLMTLKNRQEPHIYVGNWFFLAFIVTVAVLHIANNVSIPVSLLSSKSYPLWGGVQSALIQWWYGHNAVGFFLTAGFLGIMYYFVPKRAERPVYSYRLSILHFWSLIFIYIWAGPHHLHYTALPDWAQTLGATFSIMLWMPSWGGMINGMMTLSGAWHKLREDPVLRFMIISLAFYGMSTFEGPLMSIKTVNALSHYTDWTIGHVHSGALGWVAFITFGAIYHLVPALWKRKELYSMRLVNIHLWIATTGIVLYIAAMWVSGILQGLMWRKYDSMGFLEHSFVETVMAMHPFYLIRVGGGLLFLLGSLIMVYNIYRTIKGDYEHAGEPADAAANTQEMAHA; encoded by the coding sequence ATGACCAATACTTTGGATAAACCAATTTACAATGATGACATTGTTAAGCTGTTTACGCTTGCAACAGTCTTTTGGGGGGTTGTTGGTTTTGCTGTTGGGGTGTTTATTGCACTCCAGATGGCATTTCCTGCGCTCAATATCGGTGAATATTTAACATTTGGACGATTGCGGCCTTTGCATACATCAGCGGTGATTTTCGCCTTTGGTGGTAATGCTCTGTTTGCAACCAGTTATTATTCAGTGCAGCGTACGTGCCGGACGCGGTTATGGAATGATGGCCTATCGAAATTTACATTTTGGGGCTACCAGTTCTTCATCGTAATCGCGGCACTTGGCTATGTAACTGGTGTTACACAGGGTAAAGAATACGCAGAGCCTGAATGGTATGCGGACCTGTGGTTGACTATTGTGTGGGTTGCCTATCTGGTTGTTTTCCTGATGACACTCAAAAATCGCCAGGAACCGCATATCTATGTAGGTAACTGGTTCTTCCTTGCATTCATCGTAACGGTAGCGGTTCTACACATAGCGAATAACGTTTCTATCCCAGTTTCCCTATTGAGCTCAAAAAGCTATCCACTATGGGGTGGTGTTCAATCAGCGCTTATTCAGTGGTGGTATGGCCATAATGCGGTGGGCTTCTTCCTAACCGCTGGTTTCCTAGGTATTATGTACTATTTTGTACCCAAGCGTGCAGAGCGCCCGGTTTATAGTTATAGATTGTCAATCTTGCACTTCTGGTCCTTGATCTTCATCTATATCTGGGCTGGCCCACACCATCTTCATTACACAGCGCTTCCTGATTGGGCACAAACACTTGGTGCAACTTTCTCAATCATGCTTTGGATGCCGTCTTGGGGTGGTATGATTAACGGTATGATGACACTGTCTGGTGCTTGGCATAAACTTCGCGAAGACCCTGTACTGCGTTTCATGATCATTTCGCTTGCTTTCTACGGCATGAGTACGTTTGAAGGTCCGCTAATGTCTATCAAGACTGTGAATGCGCTTAGTCACTATACAGACTGGACTATCGGACACGTTCACTCTGGTGCATTGGGTTGGGTTGCCTTCATCACTTTTGGTGCCATCTATCACCTTGTTCCAGCGCTCTGGAAACGCAAAGAGCTGTATTCAATGCGTCTGGTAAACATACACCTTTGGATCGCGACAACTGGTATCGTTCTTTATATCGCAGCAATGTGGGTATCAGGTATTCTCCAAGGGTTGATGTGGCGTAAGTACGATAGCATGGGCTTCCTCGAGCATAGTTTTGTCGAGACTGTAATGGCTATGCATCCTTTCTATCTTATCCGTGTGGGTGGTGGTTTGTTATTCCTCTTGGGGTCACTGATCATGGTCTACAACATCTATCGCACTATCAAGGGCGACTATGAGCACGCTGGCGAACCAGCAGATGCTGCCGCAAATACTCAGGAGATGGCACATGCTTAA
- the ccoP gene encoding cytochrome-c oxidase, cbb3-type subunit III — MSSENRKIDEATGTETTGHEWDGITELDTPMPRWWLIVFYATVIWAIGYWVVYPAWPTFSDTNERGGTIGTSEWTQYKQLDESQSEIIARRAEYQGRFDQASFDEILKSEDLYAFALAGGNSAFKDNCATCHGTGGAGAPGYPNLNDDEWLWGGTVGDIHQTIQYGIRSGNDQERFSEMPAFAELLAANEVESIADFIVAKASQQSLPDEGRQLYLDNCATCHGDNTQGDREFGAPNLSDAIWLYADDRAAIVRQIKNPKHGIMPAWEHRLSPSTMRQLAIYVHSLGGGE, encoded by the coding sequence ATGAGCTCAGAAAATAGAAAAATTGATGAAGCAACTGGTACTGAAACTACAGGGCACGAATGGGACGGTATCACCGAATTGGATACACCTATGCCTCGTTGGTGGTTGATTGTCTTCTATGCGACGGTCATTTGGGCGATTGGTTACTGGGTTGTGTATCCAGCGTGGCCTACATTCTCTGACACAAACGAACGTGGCGGCACGATTGGTACCTCTGAATGGACGCAGTACAAACAGTTAGATGAGAGCCAGTCAGAAATTATTGCTCGTCGTGCTGAGTATCAGGGGCGTTTTGATCAGGCGAGTTTTGATGAAATTTTGAAGTCGGAGGATTTATATGCTTTTGCCCTTGCGGGCGGCAATTCTGCCTTCAAAGATAACTGCGCGACTTGTCATGGTACAGGCGGTGCCGGAGCACCTGGTTATCCTAACCTTAATGATGATGAATGGTTATGGGGTGGTACTGTTGGTGATATCCATCAGACAATCCAGTACGGCATTCGCTCTGGTAATGATCAGGAACGTTTCTCAGAGATGCCGGCCTTTGCTGAATTATTGGCTGCTAATGAAGTCGAATCAATTGCTGACTTTATCGTAGCCAAAGCATCACAGCAGTCACTTCCTGATGAAGGACGTCAATTATATCTGGATAACTGTGCAACGTGTCACGGTGATAATACCCAGGGTGACCGTGAATTTGGTGCTCCCAATCTCTCTGATGCGATTTGGCTCTATGCTGATGACCGTGCGGCAATTGTGCGCCAGATTAAAAATCCCAAGCATGGTATTATGCCTGCATGGGAGCATCGTCTGAGCCCAAGTACAATGCGTCAACTAGCGATTTATGTTCATTCGCTAGGTGGTGGTGAGTAG
- a CDS encoding energy transducer TonB — protein MFKKVNTIIAAALACSFAFGIATTSVSADDMSGWKKAVAKKVAKKQKYPRSAISKEIEGRAKIRLTIAADGAITSHEILEPTGEKVLDREIPKLVNRLNPLPALPAGQTEFSLVLPLNWRLD, from the coding sequence ATGTTTAAAAAAGTAAATACAATTATCGCCGCTGCTCTTGCTTGTTCATTTGCGTTTGGCATTGCAACAACATCAGTAAGCGCTGACGATATGTCAGGTTGGAAGAAAGCTGTAGCTAAGAAAGTAGCGAAGAAACAAAAATATCCTCGCTCTGCAATTAGTAAAGAAATTGAAGGCCGTGCAAAAATCCGTCTAACGATTGCTGCTGATGGCGCCATTACTTCACACGAAATTCTTGAGCCGACAGGCGAGAAGGTGTTGGACCGTGAAATTCCTAAGCTGGTAAACAGATTGAACCCGCTTCCTGCGCTTCCTGCAGGTCAAACAGAATTCTCTTTGGTTCTTCCGCTTAACTGGCGTCTGGACTAA
- a CDS encoding cbb3-type cytochrome c oxidase subunit 3, whose product MIDWLAANAGVTGLMFFFTVFLCIAFWAFRPSVKQQIEDYKNIPLTGDEK is encoded by the coding sequence ATGATTGATTGGTTAGCGGCAAATGCCGGAGTAACCGGCTTGATGTTCTTCTTCACAGTCTTTCTTTGCATTGCGTTTTGGGCTTTTCGTCCATCCGTCAAGCAACAGATTGAAGACTATAAAAATATTCCTCTAACAGGGGACGAGAAATGA
- the ccoS gene encoding cbb3-type cytochrome oxidase assembly protein CcoS, which yields MDALVYLIPLALGLGGLGLGAFLWSMKNGQYEDLDGAAHRILLDDDE from the coding sequence ATGGATGCTTTGGTATATTTAATTCCACTCGCACTTGGCCTTGGCGGTTTAGGCCTTGGGGCATTCCTTTGGAGCATGAAAAACGGTCAGTACGAAGATTTAGACGGCGCAGCACACCGTATATTGCTGGACGATGACGAATAG
- a CDS encoding FixH family protein — translation MTVSMHMNDKNPSSGPRPSDKWIPWYFVAFFVFLAIVNVIFIYIASSTHSGVVTDHAYAEGLRYNETIAAAKAQEQLGWLNEITVKKDVITFSLRDSENALNGASVTAEFVNPTRSGEDFSLSLKEMGNGVYEAELPSGIIGQWDVRMQVEWQQIQYQTSKRIVIAA, via the coding sequence ATGACAGTTTCAATGCATATGAATGATAAAAACCCTTCTTCAGGGCCACGTCCCTCAGACAAGTGGATACCGTGGTATTTTGTCGCTTTCTTTGTTTTTCTTGCGATTGTAAATGTAATTTTTATCTACATTGCCTCTAGTACCCATAGTGGTGTGGTTACTGACCATGCCTATGCTGAGGGACTTCGTTACAATGAAACCATAGCGGCGGCCAAAGCGCAGGAACAATTGGGATGGCTGAATGAGATCACAGTCAAAAAGGATGTAATCACCTTTAGTCTTCGCGACAGTGAAAACGCGTTAAATGGTGCGTCTGTAACAGCAGAATTTGTCAATCCAACACGTTCAGGCGAAGACTTTAGCCTTAGTCTGAAAGAAATGGGCAATGGTGTGTATGAAGCGGAACTCCCATCAGGTATCATAGGCCAGTGGGATGTTAGGATGCAGGTAGAATGGCAACAGATACAATATCAAACCAGCAAGCGCATCGTTATAGCGGCTTAA